In the genome of Archocentrus centrarchus isolate MPI-CPG fArcCen1 unplaced genomic scaffold, fArcCen1 scaffold_92_ctg1, whole genome shotgun sequence, the window aggcatttaaaaacaatggtTTTTGAAAAAGATTGGATTTCTATTGGTATTGGCAGATAGCCAAATGTAAAACACTGGAATCAATATCGGGCATAAAAACGTGGTATCATACCATCCCtattaagtatcctaggaatcACAAATAAGCCAGTAGTCTGAGTGctttattggggtgatatgggactatgaggtcatTAAGATaagaaaaaatgcattaataGGTTGATTTAATCAGAATTATCCTTTACAGtacaatgaaaattaaaatcaaagctTTTTCTTTAGTACCCAGTGAGGAAAGACAATTGTTTGGTACACCTGACCATTCAATGATTCATGAATGTTCACCGAACCAGAGATTTTATTACTAAATCTGTTATCTGATTGCTTTTAAGCAGACTAGTTGTTTGTTTTATCACAGTTTGACTGAGATGGAGACATTTTTCAAAGAGAAACTTTCTGAGGCAAGGTGAGTGTTACTTTTTTTTGAAGAGGAATAACTGTAGCTCACCTcaacatttaattcaattcttACTTAATTATATGTTTAATCAcaagtttttcatttgttttgttctttctttgactTGCAACAGATCTGCTctgagacagaaagaggaagaactGAAAACAGTGATAGACAGGTACAGTCCAGATCATTTGGGGATCACATTGACATTCTCCTCAAATTTTGACCAAGAAATTGTTTTCTCACTCTGTCTTTTGAATAGACTAGCATCAGAGGATGTTGtttcaacaaatgaaaattacCCTGATGGGATGAAATATTCGGTCACTAAATCCAGACTGACTGGATTTTATCACCAACTGAAGCTTCTGCGGTGGCCCCAAATCAAAGATCATCTGAAATCCAATAACATCACCCCAAAGTTTATCACAGTATTAATTCAGGTACAGCTGAATATTGCAGTGACATTACTCAGTAACAAGTACTGATTATCATTTTTTATAGTATTATCAGTAATATCTAGTTTTGGTTTGGAATAAACCCTATTGAGAAGTATAGTTTCAGTTCAAACTTTCAACTTTAAATTCCTGCCACTGTCATCGTTTGTTTGTAAACTAGTTAAACTTAAACGTAAAACTAACttttacagaaaatgtttaaagcTGCAACAGATGAaatggagaagaagaaggagcagATAGAAGTTTTTGGTCTGACTGAAACCGGAAGTGGACAAACTCCTCAGAAGGTACTGCACTGAAAATCTTCTCTAAAACTGGATTGTTAAGGTTTGTGTTACTGTACTTTTTTAAGCAGCATTTGTCTTGTTCCAGGTCAAGGAACAAAAACAATTAGCAATTCACAATCTTCAGATGTCTGTGTACCACAGCAGCAAAGAAGATCTTCTGAAGGTAGATGAGACTTTAAAACAAAAGAGCTTAGGGGTATGTTCATGAATTAAATGCAATATTATGTCAGGTAAATTTGAATTTTCTCCCCTTCAGACTCTTCTTTGTGAATATGAAGCTCACTACTCAGAGGATGTCATGGTGCAGCTTAGACTTTTAGCCTCTGAATGCTACTGGTTGGGCTGCTTGTTGGCTTTAAACAATCCTCCTCTTCAGCTGGACTGGCAGAATCACATTCCAGGGATGGATGGTTGGGATATTTTCCCTCGAGATATGAAAACCTCTgtcaattaaataaaataaccaaAATTCACAACTCCAATAGAAGATTACAGTGATTATAGGGAGATTATTTTAATGTAGTtcattaaatgtgaaaaaaaaactttgttcactgaaataaaaatgatcctTCAGAAAATAAATTGCAAACCAGCCACATATGAAAAAGAATACTGAAGTGGATCTATAACTAAAGATGTTTGGCAACCTCAGCTGGAGCATTTCATGTGACAACCTGACCATACATACTGTTCTCAGCTGCATGTTACATTAATTTTGTACACGTTATAGTACATTTTATAGCTGTTATATTATTTCTGGTCAACTACAGTGTGTTTAGAAAAGGTTTCCCAATGTCCACATATAAGAATaggcctacacacacacacacaccacaaaataTAGAAAACAGATGGCGCACACTTTGTCAGAAAATAACTGATATTAGTTTCTTATCTGATTcttttgctgtgtgtttgtgctttttcttgaaatttatgCACAATTacttttatggttttattttttcaacaaTAAATAAGTATTGTCATTGTATTGGGCCTTTTCTAATGACATTATAATCCATGatgaaataaaagttttttgCTCAGTTGTTACTAATGTTATCAGAAAGATGACAAAAATTTCTCTTCTTAAGATAACAATTTGTTACTGGTTTTATGTTCAAATGGCTgctgaattgtgtgtgtgtgtgtatatgtagagTGAGGACGCAGAGGAAGACACacagaaataaatggaaaaacaagACTTTATTGAGGCTGAAAAAAAACCTAATCAGATTACAATCCTAAAATCAGTGGAAATTAGAGAACACGAGGAGCACGGCAAACACATCAACATAAGCACTGCCACATGGACAACAATAATCTGACAACTGACAAGGGGAAGAGCGATagaataaatacacaaagaaaatgaggGGAGGGTGGAATCAGCTGGGGCAGAacatctgggaaaaaaaaaaaaaaggacacactcaagcctctttcccaccaacagggttccggagccggtaATTTGAACCATAATGCGAGTTTTTCACagcggaagcactcggtgcttggccgaaaaatgggttcaactccagccccgcaaactagctggtctcgaaccaagaacacgtgacggaagaaattatatatatatatatatatatatatatatatatatatatatatatatatatatatatatatatatatatatgggggaCAATAAGCCACAATTATTCCACACAAACCAACTATTCAAAGAACATGTTCCCAGGTTTTCACTGCTCACAATTTGACCAGCGGGAAAACAGTTCATGGGTGAAGCTGTAACGTACAAGCAAAATCAGCCAGAACCCAAAACGCAGCCAAGACCAGAGTTGGTtcacaaaatgtctttattacaaaaataaaggtAAGGGGCTAGCAGGGAGTAGTCAGGCTAGTGGGTCAGGAAGGGGGAGGTCCACTGGGGTCGGGGATCCAGCCAGGGAGGGGTCAGGTGGATGGGCAAAGGGAGAACTAGAGGGCTCAGGGGACAAACAGACGACAGGCACAAATTCCACCAACCAGAGGCTGAGTCAGGGGGGCAATCCAGGTCCATTCACAGGAGGGCCACAGGCAATGAAGAtccagaaatcagaaaaaacatgagaaaaggTCAGAGTCAGGCAGGGTCCATCAGCAGTAAGTCAGAAATCCTCCAGCAGCCAAGGGACAAGGCAAAATCTGTGGTCAAAAACAGGCAGgatcagaaaaccaaaaaactagGAAACATGAGACACGGCTTGAAAGCTGAGACTGGAGCAACAGACGATCTCGCACTGAGCTGGTGACgagcagctgtttaaatagGGAGCAGCACAGTGCAGGTGAGGGTAATGAGTAATCAGCACACTCAGGGTAGGGCTGCAATCATGATAtcacccccccctcaagggGCGGCTCGCGACGCCCCTCTGGGCTGGTCCAGAAGCCGGCGGTGGAAGGCGCGGATGAGGGCCCTGTCCAGGATCAGGCGAGAAGGCAGCCAGGACCGCTCATCAGGACCATAGCCCCGCCAATCCACCAGATACTGGATGCCACGGCCCCAACGGCGGGAACGCAGCAACTGCCTCACAGTAAAGGCAGGGGCCCCATCAATGAGCCGGGGGGGCGGAGGGGGTCGGGCCGGAGGGCAAAACCTGGAGGACATCAATGGTTTGACCTTGGAGACATGGAAGGTGGGGTGTACACGCAACGAAGGCAGCAGTTTGAGACGCACAGCTACTGGGTTGACAACCCTAGCAACAGGGAATGGGCCCACAAAACGGGATGCCAACTTGCGGTTCTCTTCCTTGGTGGATAACCACACCCTCTGACCGACCAGGTATCTAGGGGCTTGGGATCTGTGGCGATTGGCATTCCGGGCATAAACAGCAGAGGTCTTGCAGAGTGTAGCTCTGGCCCTTCTCCAGACTCTGAGACAGCGACGCGCTGATAAATGGGCAGCAGGAACCTGGGTAGCTCCCTCCTGAACAGAGAGAATGGGCGGCTGGTAGCCATACACAACATGAAATGGTGACAGACCCGTGGTGCTTGATGGTAATCCGTTGATGGCATACTCTACCCAAGGTAAGTTCTGGGACCAGCGACTAGGAGCATCCATGCAAAGGATGCGCAACTTGGACTCAATCTCCTGATTCATCCTCTCTGTCTGGCCATCAGTCTGAGGGTGAAAACCTGAAGAGAGACTGACATCAATACCAAGAAGGGTGCAAAACTCACCCCAAAAACGGGAAATAAATTGTGGTCCTCTGTCCGACACGATGTTGCGGGGAATGCCATGAAGTCTGAACACCTCTCAAGCCATCACATTAGCAAGATCAGGTGCTGATGGTAACTTGTGTAACGTAATGAGGTGGGTCATCTTGGAGAACCTGTCAACCACAGTGAGGAGTACCGTGTTACCTTGAGAGGGAGGTAGTCCGGTGACAAAATCCATCGAAATGTGGGACCACGGTCGATGAGGAATCGGCAGAGGCCTCAGTAGACCGGCTGGGGAGCGTCTGGAGGGTTTTACTCTGGAGCAGGTGACACATGCTGACACAAACTCTCGTGTGTCCTTTCTCAGAGTGGGCCACCAGAACCCTGACTGGACCACTGCTAGCGTCTGTGTTATACCTGGATGACAGAAAAGTTTAGAGCCATGACAGAACTGAAGGACCTTAGATACCATTTCTTCAGGGACAAACAGAAGACCCTTAGGGCATTGTGCTGGGGGTGGTTGTTTAAGATGACTCTTCTTGAGCAAGGTCTTTATTCTGGTTAGAGCTAACCTGGTCTTGGAGTGAAGGATGTAGTCATGGTCAACAGAATCTGAAGAACAGACAGAAGACTGATGAAGTCTTGAAAGGGCATCTGGTTTGATGTTCTTGCTGCCAGGTCGATAGGCCAGAATGAAGTCGAATCTGCTAAAAAACAGTGCCCATCTAGCCTGTCGTGGGTTCAGTCTCTTGGCAGACTTGAGGTATTCCAAGTTCTTATGGTCTGTCCACACAGTAAAAGGAAGTGTGGACCCCTCCAGCCAGTGTCTCCATTCCTCCAATGCTAGTTTAATAGCTAACAGCTCTCTGTCTCCCACGTCGTAATTCCTCTCGGAGTCAGAGAGCCGGCGAGAAAAAAAGGCACAAGGATGTAACCtggcatcatctgcaaagcGTTGAGATAGAACTGCCCCTACCCCAGTGTCTGAGGCATCAACCTCCACCACAAAAGGTTTAGACGAATCAGGAAAACGCAGAATGGGAGCTGAAGTGAAAAGACGTTTCAGCTTACCAAAAGCATGCCTCGCCTCAGGCGACCACTTGAACTGAGTCTTGGTTGAAGTGAGTTGATGAAGAGGGGCAGCCACAGAGCTGTAACCCCTGATAAAACGACGATAAAAGTTGGCAAACCCAAGGAACCGTTGAAGCTCCTTCAAACTGGATGGTTCGGGCCACTCCAAGACGGCTGCCACCTTAGATGGATCCATGGAAATCCTGCCAGGAGCAATGATAGAACCCAAAAAGGATACAGATGACTGATGAAAAGCACATTTCTCGGCCTTAACAAATAGATTGTTCTGCAGAAGCCTAAGAAGAACCTCACGAACATGCTTGATGTGGGTGGGTAGATCCcttgaaaaaaatcagaatgtCGTCAAggtacacaaaaacaaatctgtttaaCATGTCCCTTAAGACATCGTTAACCAATGCCTGGAAAACGGCGGGGGCATTGGTTAGCCCAAAGGGCATGACCAGGTATTCATAATGCCCTGAAGGTGTGTTAAAAGCCGTCTTCCATTCATCTCCCTCTCTCATTCGGACCAGATGGTAGGCGTTACGCAGATCCAACTTAGTGAACACAGTACTACCCTGAAGGAGCTCAAAAGCAGAAGTCATGAGAGGCAGAGGGTACCTGTTCTTAACTGTTATCTCGTTTAGGCCTCGGTAATCGATGCATGGTCTAAGAGACCCATCCTTCTTGTCCACAAAGAAGAATCCTGCACCTGCTGGAGAAGAAGACTTTCTTATAAGACCTGCTTTGAGGGCATCGGAAATGTATTCCTCCATAGCCTTTCTTTCAGGACCAGAAATGGAATACAATCTGCCCCTGGGTGGGGTGGTTCCAGGGCGAAGATCAATGGCACAGTCGTACTCTCTATGGGGAGGCAGAGAAGTGgcctttgttttgttaaatacCTCACGCAGATCATGATAAACCTTAGGGACCTTGGACAAATCTGGATTGTCATGGTTAACCTCGCAGGGAGATGTCATGATGGGGGCTTCCTTCAAACAAGAAGTAGAGCAAGATAAACCCCAAGACAGAACCTCACCAGTGAGCCAATTGATGACTGGGCTGTGTTTGATTAGTCATGGGCGTCCCAGAATCACAGGAATCTCAGGAGACCTGGTCAGTAGAAATGTGATCCTGTCGTGGTGGTTTCCTGAAATCAGAACAGACACAGGCTTAGTGCGGTGAGTTATTTGATCAATAAGATGTCCATCAATAGCAAGAATCTCACGTGGTTTATCAAGCAGTTCCAACTCCAAGGTGAGCATATGAGCTAGGCCAACATCAATAAAGTCAGCATCAGCCCCAGAATCAATGAAGACAGGAATCTCCCTCCCTTCAGGAGAGTCAAGAAATCTGATAGTGCACTGATTGTGTGGAGGGTTCTGAGACCTGAGGATAGGGCTCAGCAAAGACCCCCCGAGCTTTACTGAGCCTGTCCTTTTGACGGACAGTTAAGAGCGCGATGGTTTCTCTCTCCACAGTAGAAACACAGGTTATTTCTGaacctcctctccctctcttcagCAGAGAGCCTGGTCCTACCCAACTGCATGGGCTCCTCAGTGCCAACAGGGGGGGCTGTGGAGACTTGTGGCATGCTGCGGGGACTGACCTGGACAGTTGAGACCCGTCTTTGATAATTAGATGAAGGCCTCTCTCTCTTACGTTCACGAAGGCGTTGATCAATCCGTGTGGCAAGTCTTTCTAAGGCCTCGAGGGTCCTGGGAGGGTCACGGGTGGCAATCTCATCTTTGATTTCATCTGACAAGCCCTGGtaaaaaacatcaaacaggGCCTCATTATTCCAAAGACAACTGGACTTCAAGGCATGGAAATTGATTATGTAGTCAGTAACAGGCCGAGAGCCCTGTTTGAGGGAAAACAGTCTCCTGGCAGCCTCCCTCTCAGGACGGACTGGATCAAACAACCTCTTCATTTCatcagaaaaaccaaaaaatgaGTCACAGCTATCGGCATCATTCTCCCACTCAGAAGTTCCCCACAGTTTTGCCTTACCAGATAGCAGAGAAATAGTGTAGGCCACCTTGGCCCGCTCAGAAGGGAAGGCAGAGGGCTGGAGTTCAAAAAGCAGAGAACACTGGGTTAAAAAAGGTCTGCACTGGTCGGGCTCCCCATCAAAACGCTCTGGGGGGGGGATCTTAGGTTCGTTGTTCGCGTTAACCGAGGGAGTGACAGCTAGAGGACGCGGCGGTGTAATGGAGGGCCTAGCTTGGGCTTGAGAATCCCTTAGAGAGGAAAGTCCCTGTAAAAGCTCCTGGACATTTCTTTCCAGGCCCGTAATGGCACCCTCCATCTTAGAACACCAATCAGGCTTTGGCTGTGGGTTCATTCTGGCGAGATCGTACTGTAACGTACAAGCAAAATCAGCCAGAACCCAAAACGCAGCCAAGACCAGAGTTGGTtcacaaaatgtctttattacaaaaataaaggtAAGGGGCTAGCAGGGAGTAATCAGGCTAGTGGGTCAGGAAGGGGGAGGTCCACTGGGGTCGGGGATCCAGCCAGGGAGGGGTCAGGTGGATGGGCAAAGGGAGAACTAGAGGGCTCAGGGGACAAACAGACGACAGGCAAAAATTCCACCAACCAGAGGCTGAGTCAGGGGGGCAATCCAGGTCCATTCACAGGAGGGCCACAGGCAATGAAGATTCCCTTGGGAGAATGTTGACATTGGTTTAATCACTGTTCCAGGACCTGCTGTGTAGGATTAAACCTTTTTCCTGCTGTTCTGCTGCAATTGACTGGAGTCTGGGATCTGGAGCCAGTTGCTGCCATGCAGGGCCTGGTTGGTGTTGTGCCTCGGGGCCTTTGGCCATGTGGTGGTGATCAGTGCACCATGCACCTCTGAAGcttgtttttatattatattgtgtttttggtaactgtttgctttgtttgttaaTCTTGATTGATTTGTTCTCCATTTTAATGCCCTGTGGAAGCTGGTAGGAGAGAGCTGCCATTTTCTGTTGATGACCcactttttctacttttttagtTGATTGTCAGGGAGCAGAGGTGCAGGTCTGTATTTTTTGTTGCAGAGTTGATgggattttgtttttatacttcagggttgttttatttgttatgttGGCCTTAGCTCTCCCTGAAATTATATTCTTGCTTCCCCTGATGAGATCTGGGCAATAAAGCTTTTGAACTACCCtaaaatggtaaatagactagttcttatatagtgatttttctactctgtctgagcactcaaagtgctttatacaacacgtttacatttaaccattcacacccattcatacaagcacttccatatgtaactaagtactttcttttttttgtaattgtc includes:
- the LOC115778002 gene encoding uncharacterized protein LOC115778002 — encoded protein: METFFKEKLSEARSALRQKEEELKTVIDRLASEDVVSTNENYPDGMKYSVTKSRLTGFYHQLKLLRWPQIKDHLKSNNITPKFITVLIQKMFKAATDEMEKKKEQIEVFGLTETGSGQTPQKVKEQKQLAIHNLQMSVYHSSKEDLLKTLLCEYEAHYSEDVMVQLRLLASECYWLGCLLALNNPPLQLDWQNHIPGMDGWDIFPRDMKTSVN